A part of Aegilops tauschii subsp. strangulata cultivar AL8/78 chromosome 2, Aet v6.0, whole genome shotgun sequence genomic DNA contains:
- the LOC109737025 gene encoding probable phosphoribosylformylglycinamidine synthase, chloroplastic/mitochondrial: MASAGEMTGASMLRLQCFPSNMGKQSPGFISARNPWLRRSRMVRHCLDLRHLCRLPKQRGSILNKQPRHAPSASVYRGVISPLLEESVDEAESRSRIIHFYRKPLLQDNETEELLKKVQAKVSCNIIDIQTEQCFNVELEKAPASDKLATLQWLLAETYEPDNLQTRSFFEEEISSSPYYVLVEVGPRMTFSTAFSTNAVSICKALSLIEVTRLERSRRYLLHLQPGSGELDESQLNSFAALIHDRMTECVYPSKLTSFWSDVVPEPVSVIPVIERGREALEEINMKMGLAFDEQDIKYYTHLFRDDIKRNPTTVELFDIAQSNSEHSRHWFFNGKLVIDGETMASTLFQLVKSPLKANPNNSVIGFRDNSSAIKGHPVNHLRPSLPGSTSPLSLMMRELDILFTAETHNFPCAVAPYPGAETGAGGRIRDTHATGRGSFVVASTAGYCVGNLRMEEFYATWEDSSFSYPSNLASPLQILIDASDGASDYGNKFGEPMIQGFTRSFGTRLPNGERREWLKPIMFSGAIGQIDHAHIEKGDPEIGMLVVKIGGPAYRIGMGGGAASSMVSGQNDAELDFNAVQRGDAEMSQKLYRVVRACVEMGEKNPIISIHDQGAGGNCNVVKEIIYPKGAEIDIRKIVVGDHTLSVLEIWGAEYQEQDALLVKPESRSLLESLCERERVSMAVLGEIDGSGKIVLIDSAAVEYAKLNDLPPPVPVVDLQLEKVLGDMPQKTFEFKRISRLGEPLDIAPEVTLMDILKRVLKLPSVCSKRFLTTKVDRCVTGLVAQQQTVGSLQLPLADVAVIAQTYTDLTGGACAIGEQPMKGLLNPKAMARLAVGEALTNLVWAKVTSLADVKASGNWMYAAKLDGEGADMYDAAVALADCMIELGIAIDGGKDSLSMAAQCDGEVVKAPGNLVISAYVTCPDITLTVTPDLKLGKNGVLLHIDLAKGKRRLGCSALTQAFDQIGNDCPDIEDVPYLKKVFEAVQELLGERLISAGHDISDGGLIVTILEMAFAGNCGVNLNIDSKDSGLLQALFAEELGLVIEVHSNDLAAVKKKLQAAGVSVNVIGEVNITPEIELVVDDEMCLNESVSDLRDLWEETSFQLEELQRLKSCVKLEKEGLKSRTSPLWHLSFTPNFTDKEQLIASSKPKVAIIREEGSNSDREMAAAFHAAGFEPWDISMSDLLNQKASLVEFRGIAFVGGFSYADVLDSAKGWAASIRFNQPLIKQFQEFYNRPDTFSLGVCNGCQLMALLGWVPGPDIGGSLGAGGDMAQPRFIHNESGRFECRFTSVAIGESPAIMFKGMEGSTLGIWAAHGEGRALFPDKNVLSGVVNSNLAPLRYCDDANTATEVYPFNPNGSPLGIAALCSPNGRHLAMMPHPERSFMMWQYPWYPKEWQVEKGGPSPWLRMFQNAREWCS; the protein is encoded by the exons ATGGCATCTGCTGGTGAAATGACAGGAGCCAGTATGCTGCGCCTTCAATGCTTTCCTAGTAATATG GGAAAACAAAGTCCTGGTTTCATCTCTGCAAGAAATCCTTGGTTGAGAAGGTCACGAATGGTTCGACACTGCTTGGACCTACGGCATCTTTGCAGGCTACCTAAACAGAGAGGTAGTATTCTAAATAAGCAACCAAGGCATGCTCCTAGTGCTTCAGTATATAGGGGCGTTATTAGCCCATTGCTAGAGGAATCGGTTGATGAGGCGGAGTCAAGATCAAGGATTATTCACTTTTACCGTAAACCACTACTTCAAGACAATGAGACTGAGGAGTTACTCAAGAAAGTTCAGGCAAAAGTTTCTTGTAACATTATTGACATACAGACTGAGCAATGTTTTAATGTGGAATTGGAGAAGGCACCAGCGTCTGATAAGCTTGCAACACTTCAGTGGCTCCTTGCAGAAACTTATGAACCTGATAACTTACAAACAAGGAGCTTTTTTGAGGAGGAAATCAGTAGCAGCCCTTATTATGTCCTTGTTGAGGTTGGACCGCGGATGACATTTTCAACTGCTTTCTCGACCAATGCCGTCTCAATTTGTAAAGCTCTATCATTAATAGAAGTAACTCGCTTGGAGAGATCTCGAAGATATCTTTTGCACCTTCAGCCTGGCAGTGGAGAACTTGATGAAAGCCAACTCAACAGCTTTGCTGCTTTGATTCATGACAGAATGACAGAATGTGTTTATCCTAGCAAGCTCACATCATTTTGGTCAGATGTAGTTCCAGAACCTGTCAGTGTTATACCAGTCATTGAAAGGGGAAGggaagcattggaggaaataaataTGAAAATGGGACTTGCTTTTGATGAACAAGATATTAAATACTACACCCACCTCTTCAGAGACGACATCAAGCGCAATCCAACTACTGTGGAGCTTTTTGATATAGCGCAATCCAATAGTGAACACAGCAGGCATTGGTTTTTCAACGGAAAGCTTGTGATAGATGGAGAGACCATGGCTAGTACTTTGTTCCAGTTAGTAAAGAGCCCCTTGAAGGCCAACCCTAATAACTCTGTAATTGGTTTCAGGGACAACTCAAGTGCAATAAAAGGACACCCAGTAAATCATCTACGTCCATCACTACCTGGCTCCACTTCACCGTTATCCCTCATGATGCGTGAGCTTGACATTCTGTTCACAGCAGAAACCCATAATTTTCCATGTGCTGTGGCACCTTACCCAGGAGCTGAAACAGGTGCTGGTGGTCGCATAAGAGACACACATGCCACTGGAAGAGGTTCTTTTGTCGTTGCTTCCACTGCTGGTTATTGTGTTGGAAATCTTCGAATGGAAGAATTTTATGCAACTTGGGAGGATTCATCCTTTTCATACCCATCGAACTTAGCTTCTCCTTTGCAGATCCTTATTGATGCTAGTGATGGTGCTTCTGACTATGGTAACAAGTTTGGTGAGCCTATGATTCAGGGATTTACAAGAAGCTTTGGTACAAGGTTGCCAAATGGGGAGCGTCGAGAGTGGTTAAAGCCAATAATGTTCAGTGGAGCAATAGGCCAGATTGATCATGCACATATAGAGAAGGGGGATCCAGAAATTGGCATGCTAGTTGTGAAGATTGGTGGTCCAGCATATAGAATTGGTATGGGTGGTGGTGCTGCCTCAAGTATGGTTAGTGGACAGAATGACGCAGAGCTTGATTTCAATGCAGTGCAGCGCGGAGATGCTGAGATGTCACAGAAACTGTATCGTGTTGTCAGGGCATGTGTAGAAATGGGAGAGAAGAACCCAATTATCAGCATTCATGACCAGGGTGCTGGTGGAAACTGCAATGTTGTGAAAGAAATAATCTATCCTAAGGGCGCTGAAATTGATATCCGTAAAATTGTCGTTGGTGATCATACATTGTCTGTCTTGGAGATCTGGGGTGCTGAATACCAGGAACAAGATGCATTGTTGGTGAAGCCTGAGAGCAGAAGCCTGTTGGAGTCACTTTGTGAGAGAGAAAGAGTTTCAATGGCTGTCCTTGGGGAAATTGATGGCAGTGGAAAGATTGTTTTGATCGATAGTGCTGCCGTGGAGTATGCCAAGTTGAATGACCTTCCCCCTCCCGTCCCCGTTGTTGATCTTCAGCTTGAAAAGGTTTTAGGAGATATGCCTCAGAAGACGTTTGAGTTTAAGAGAATTTCTCGATTGGGTGAGCCCTTAGATATTGCACCTGAGGTCACGCTAATGGATATTCTTAAGCGAGTATTGAAGCTGCCTTCTGTATGTTCAAAGCGTTTCTTGACCACAAAGGTTGACAGGTGTGTGACAGGTCTTGTTGCACAACAGCAGACAGTTGGTTCTCTCCAACTTCCACTTGCTGATGTCGCTGTGATTGCACAGACATACACAGATCTGACAGGTGGTGCTTGTGCCATTGGAGAACAACCAATGAAGGGTTTACTTAATCCTAAGGCCATGGCAAGGCTTGCTGTTGGGGAGGCCTTGACCAATCTGGTTTGGGCTAAAGTTACATCACTTGCTGATGTCAAAGCAAGTGGTAACTGGATGTATGCTGCAAAGCTTGACGGAGAAGGAGCAGATATGTATGATGCCGCTGTTGCGTTGGCTGACTGCATGATTGAACTTGGTATTGCAATTGATGGTGGAAAAGACAGCCTTTCTATGGCAGCTCAATGTGATGGCGAGGTAGTCAAGGCTCCTGGCAATCTTGTTATCAGTGCTTATGTGACCTGTCCTGATATAACTTTGACCGTCACTCCAGATTTAAAGCTGGGAAAGAATGGTGTCTTGTTGCATATTGATCTGGCTAAAGGAAAGCGGCGGCTTGGTTGTTCTGCTCTCACACAGGCATTTGACCAAATTGGAAATGACTGCCCAGACATAGAAGATGTTCCTTACTTGAAGAAAGTATTTGAGGCTGTTCAGGAATTGCTTGGTGAACGTCTTATTTCGGCCGGTCATGACATTAGTGATGGTGGGCTTATTGTTACTATTCTTGAGATGGCATTTGCTGGCAACTGTGGTGTTAACCTCAACATTGACTCAAAAGACAGTGGCCTTCTACAAGCACTTTTTGCCGAGGAGCTTGGTCTTGTCATTGAAGTTCACTCAAATGACCTTGCTGCTGTAAAGAAAAAGCTTCAAGCAGCAGGCGTCTCTGTTAACGTAATAGGAGAAGTAAATATAACACCAGAGATAGAGCTGGTTGTTGACGATGAGATGTGCCTGAATGAAAGCGTTTCAGACCTCAGGGATTTGTGGGAAGAAACGAGCTTCCAGCTTGAGGAGCTACAACGGCTGAAGTCTTGTGTCAAGCTTGAGAAAGAAGGCTTAAAAAGCCGAACATCTCCTTTGTGGCATCTGTCTTTCACCCCCAACTTCACAGACAAGGAGCAATTGATTGCGTCATCTAAACCGAAAGTTGCCATCATTCGCGAAGAAGGGAGCAACAGTGATAGGGAAATGGCTGCTGCATTCCATGCTGCTGGATTTGAACCATGGGACATTTCTATGTCAGACCTCTTGAATCAGAAGGCCTCTCTAGTGGAGTTCCGTGGGATTGCATTTGTTGGCGGTTTTAGCTATGCTGACGTTCTAGATTCGGCAAAAGGCTGGGCAGCTTCTATCAGGTTCAACCAGCCTCTCATAAAGCAGTTCCAGGAGTTCTACAACAGGCCAGACACATTCAGCCTTGGAGTGTGCAATGGCTGTCAGCTCATGGCCCTTCTCGGTTGGGTGCCAGGACCAGATATCGGAGGTTCTCTTGGTGCAGGTGGAGACATGGCCCAGCCAAGGTTCATTCACAATGAATCTGGACGTTTTGAATGCCGGTTTACCAGTGTGGCCATAGGGGAATCTCCTGCTATAATGTTCAAAGGCATGGAAGGCTCTACCTTGGGCATTTGGGCTGCTCATGGTGAAGGGAGAGCCTTGTTCCcagataaaaatgttttatctggTGTTGTTAACTCTAATCTGGCTCCTCTGAGATATTGTGATGACGCTAACACTGCCACCGAAGTCTATCCTTTTAACCCTAATGGTTCTCCTCTTGGTATCGCGGCCCTTTGTTCCCCTAACGGAAGGCACCTTGCTATGATGCCACACCCAGAGCGTTCCTTCATGATGTGGCAATACCCATGGTACCCCAAGGAATGGCAGGTTGAGAAGGGTGGTCCGAGTCCTTGGTTGCGCATGTTCCAGAATGCACGAGAATGGTGTTCATAG
- the LOC109737026 gene encoding uncharacterized protein gives MATADGQSQPAATEPSPSPAKRKTDTDSEISPLDPPAKAARPGADEEAAAEAKARVADKGKGKMVVDEEEEGDEESDEEEDDEEVEGDGDESDGLCEDPLSEVDLNNILSSRTRRCAPAQPGAYLVPPEEAAEDDEDDEDADVDMAPGEESGDGEESD, from the coding sequence ATGGCGACCGCCGACGGCCAGTCCCAGCCTGCGGCCACCGAACCCTCCCCATCCCCGGCCAAGCGTAAGACGGACACCGACTCCGAGATCTCTCCCCTCGACCCACCCGCCAAGGCCGCCCGCCCCGGCGCTGACGAGGAGGCCGCCGCCGAGGCCAAGGCCCGGGTCGCGGACAAGGGGAAGGGCAAGATGGTGGTcgatgaggaggaagaaggcgacgaggaaagcgacgaggaggaggatgacGAGGAGGTCGAGGGAGATGGCGACGAGAGTGACGGCTTATGCGAGGATCCCCTCTCCGAGGTCGACCTCAACAACATCCTGTCCTCTCGGACCCGCCGCTGCGCCCCAGCACAGCCTGGGGCGTACCTGGTGCCACCAGAGGAGGCAGCGGAGGATGACGAGGACGATGAGGACGCAGACGTCGACATGGCTCCCGGGGAGGAGAGCGGCGACGGGGAGGAGAGCGATTAG